TTATCAGGTCAAGAATCTCGCCGGCGTCCTGTTAGCTGTGGATGAGTTACGTCAACAGGGCTTTGAGATCAGTGATCAACATGTGCATCAAGCGCTAAAAAATGTGCAGGCAACCACAGGAATTCAAGGCCGATGGCAACAATTGTCTAAGGATCCATTTATCATCTGTGATACGGGGCACAATGAGGACGGAATTCATGAAGTGCTCAAAAATCTGGCTACAACCGCTTATGATAAATTGCACTTTGTGATAGGGGCCATGCGCGATAAGGATTTATCACATATGTTGCCTTATCTACCCAAGGATGCAACCTACTATTTCTCTGCTCCGGATATTCCGCGTGCAATGCCATCCGAGGAGCTGCGGAAAGAAGCTATGGAATTTGGTCTAACGGGACTTGATTATGCATCGGTAGGAGCTGCGTTTGATGCAGCAAAAGAAGCGTATCAACAAGGGAACCTTATTTTTGTTGGCGGAAGCAATTTTGTTGTTGCGGAAGTGCTTGCTCGTTTGACGCAGGAATAAGAATATCACCTTTCCTCGCAAATAAATCTGCGGGAGGAATTCATAGAAACCGATCACAAAAAGGGAGCTGCGTGAAGTGCAGCTCCCTTTTTTGTGATTTTGTGCCGTTGGTCATTAGTCATTGATCGTCAATTCACCACGGATATCCTTTTCAATCCAATAAGCGACTTCTTTTTGATCTTCTAACTCGCCTTGAAGATACATTAATTTGGTTACTGCCGCTTCGAATGTAAGGTCGTAGCCATTGAGCACGCCGATGGATTTAAGTCCTTGTGAAGTCTCATAGCGACCTAATTCAACAGAGCCTACTTTACATTGCGAAATGTTGAGGATATTTTTACCTTGTTCAATTGCTTCTTTCAATAGATCCAGAAACCAAGTGTCGGTGGTGGTATTGCCTGACCCAAATGTTTCCATCACAATGGAACGGACATCGGAGTCTAAGACGGCTTTGATCGTTTGTGCAGAAATTCCGGGGAATAATTTCAATACCGCAACGCGATTGTCCAGTTTGGTATGTAGGATAAATTCTTTATCAATATTATTTAATAAAGCATCTGTATTATATTTGAGGTGAATACCTGCTTCAACCAATACGGGATAGTTTGGTGATCTAAAGGCCTCAAATTTGGCCGAATTATATTTAAATGAGCGATTGCCACGGAATAATTTATTGTCGAAAAGAATGCATACCTCTTGTATGATAGATACGCCATCTTGTTTTGCTGAAGCAATTTCAAGGGCTGTCATCATATTTTCCCGCGCATCCGTTCGGATCTCTCCGATAGGCAGCTGAGAGCCAGATAAAATGACCGGTTTTTGGAGTCCCTCCAACATAAAGCTCAATACTGAGGCTGTAAAAGCCATTGTATCGGAACCATGCAGAATAACAAAACCGTCGTAATCTGCATAGTTATCCTTAATAATTTGTGCCATTTCAATCCATATCTCGGGCTTCATGTTGGATGAATCGATAATGGGTTCGAAAGAGTGCACGGTCAGCTTATAGTCTAAGCGACTTAAATCAGGGAGATTACGTTTGATCAATTCAAAGTCGAAAGGAACGAATGTTCCTGTTTCATCTTTAACCATTCCAATGGTCCCACCTGTGTAGATAATAAAGATATTATGCATTGAGTTTTGAAATTATATACCAAATATACGTTTTGAATTTTCTGTTGTGATTTCGGCTACCTTCTCGACGGAGATCTGGTGAAGGTCAGCTACTTTTTGTGCGACGTAAACCAAATAGCTACTTTCATTTTCTTTACCGCGAAAGGGGACAGGAGCCAAATAAGGTGCATCTGTTTCCAGAACAATATGTTTTAAATCGATTTCTTTGACCACCTGATCTAAGCCCGCTTTTTTAAAGGTAACGACTCCGCCAATACCAAGCGCGAAACCTAAATCGATAGCCTGTTGGGCCTGCTCCAGGGAGCCGGTAAAGCAGTGCAGAACGCCAAATAATTTGTCGTCGTGAAGTTCTTCCAATAATTCGAACAGTTCAGTGAAGGCTTCCCGGCAGTGGATATCGATCGGTAAATTTAATTCCTTAGCCCATTGAACCTGCGTTCGAAAGGCGTCTTTTTGAATTTCAAGCGTGCTTTTATCCCAATAAAGATCCAGCCCGATCTCACCTATGGCATGGACTTTGTGTGTTTCCAAGCTCTTTCGGATGGTTTCTAACTCTTCCACATAGTTTTCCTTTACATCGCATGGATGTAATCCAAGCATGGGAAAACAATGTTCTGGATAAGCTGCTACGGTATCAAATACAGGTTTTATGGAAGCGCTATTCACATTCGGCAAAAAAAGACGTTGGATGCCATTATCAAAGCAACGTTGTAGATGTTCTTGCAGTTTTTCGGTTCCTGCATGGTAATAAATGTGTGTATGTGTATCTGTAAGCAACATAGTTTTCTGCGTGGAAGCAGCGGGTTAGGGTAAAAACTTGTTTTTATTATTATCGAATAAAGTGGTAGACTTAATTACCAAAATTTCAATTCGCTCTCCAAAGATAACTTATTAATTAGCAAAAATGAAAATTAATACAGGATTCCTTCTACAGAAACGAATTCTTTTTTGTATCTTGGAAAAGCTAACAGGTGGAGTTCAGTCCTTCATGCCATGAATGCATAAGTGACGATTGTTATTGGCTGTTGAAAAGATACGTTTAATTAAAAAGAGTCAGAAGTCAAACATACCGTCCGATTTACTGTTAAACAGATAAAAGAGGCGGTTGTTGTCCTATTTTTATAAGAACAAATGAATCATATGATGAATAAGAGGTTATGCCTGGGTTTCTTGACTTTGGCGTCGGTTATGTTTTTAAACAAACTACATGCGCAATCATTGATTGACCCTTCGGTAAAAGATATTATTCAAAAAGCCTTTCAGACAAATAAAGAATTGAAATTGAAGGCTTACGAAGTCGATAAAGCACGTCTGGAAGCCGACGGGGTAAAAGCAAACCGGCTACCACATGTCTCCGCACTCGGATTATACGGTTATGTACATAGCAATGGGAGTATTGATATTCCTACGGTTAATATCCCTTTATTGAACCTCGGCTTGTTTGAAGGCGCAACAGGATTTAGTATGCATGGTCAAGCGGCCTATGCGGGTGTGTCTGTAAAGCAGATTATTTTCTCGGGATTACAGATTCCGAATGGAATAAAAGCATTGCAGGAGAAAGCTGCGGCTCAACAATATTTAGAATCGGCCGGTCGAGAAACACTTTCAAAGGATATTATTGCTTCTTTTGATCAGCTGATGTTGTTGGATGAGGTGGATAAATTGATTGTCGATTCTGAGAAGCGATTAAAGAAAGAACAGGAAAAGGTCAACAAAGCGATTCAAAACGGCCTAGCAATACCGTATGATAGAGATAAATTGAAATTGGCCTTGCTGGAGCTGGAAGAGAAAAAGGTAGAGGTTTCTGGCAATCGGAATTTGTTGTGTCAAAAGATCGAACAAGAAACAGGGGTATCTTTTCAGGAGGTTGGCGGAATTCATTATGGACTTAAACCTATATTTTTGTCGGATCTTCCACGTGATGTTGAACAAAGATCCGAATTGAAAGCACTGGATGCTTCCTCAAAAGCGTATGAGTACCTGTATAAAAAAGAAAAGGGGGGAGCTCTTCCTGCTGTCTTTGCCTTTGGATCCGCAAACTATCTAAATGTATTCAACTCCAAACTCACGGTGAAAGATCAACCGCTATTTGGGACAGTCAACTTACCGCTTAA
The DNA window shown above is from Sphingobacterium thalpophilum and carries:
- a CDS encoding asparaginase, whose translation is MHNIFIIYTGGTIGMVKDETGTFVPFDFELIKRNLPDLSRLDYKLTVHSFEPIIDSSNMKPEIWIEMAQIIKDNYADYDGFVILHGSDTMAFTASVLSFMLEGLQKPVILSGSQLPIGEIRTDARENMMTALEIASAKQDGVSIIQEVCILFDNKLFRGNRSFKYNSAKFEAFRSPNYPVLVEAGIHLKYNTDALLNNIDKEFILHTKLDNRVAVLKLFPGISAQTIKAVLDSDVRSIVMETFGSGNTTTDTWFLDLLKEAIEQGKNILNISQCKVGSVELGRYETSQGLKSIGVLNGYDLTFEAAVTKLMYLQGELEDQKEVAYWIEKDIRGELTIND
- a CDS encoding TolC family protein, producing the protein MMNKRLCLGFLTLASVMFLNKLHAQSLIDPSVKDIIQKAFQTNKELKLKAYEVDKARLEADGVKANRLPHVSALGLYGYVHSNGSIDIPTVNIPLLNLGLFEGATGFSMHGQAAYAGVSVKQIIFSGLQIPNGIKALQEKAAAQQYLESAGRETLSKDIIASFDQLMLLDEVDKLIVDSEKRLKKEQEKVNKAIQNGLAIPYDRDKLKLALLELEEKKVEVSGNRNLLCQKIEQETGVSFQEVGGIHYGLKPIFLSDLPRDVEQRSELKALDASSKAYEYLYKKEKGGALPAVFAFGSANYLNVFNSKLTVKDQPLFGTVNLPLNSIKGSPNLMVGVGVKWDLYTGGEHHNKIKQVKLDQHINTTKREDAQEKLNLLLSKNTVTYTTGNQKLKVGEQQLKVAENNLSMAVKQYQAGLIDVTELLAAENDWYKVNLGYFNNVLQQRTAAVELLHTSGKLLQTIHE
- a CDS encoding TatD family hydrolase, encoding MLLTDTHTHIYYHAGTEKLQEHLQRCFDNGIQRLFLPNVNSASIKPVFDTVAAYPEHCFPMLGLHPCDVKENYVEELETIRKSLETHKVHAIGEIGLDLYWDKSTLEIQKDAFRTQVQWAKELNLPIDIHCREAFTELFELLEELHDDKLFGVLHCFTGSLEQAQQAIDLGFALGIGGVVTFKKAGLDQVVKEIDLKHIVLETDAPYLAPVPFRGKENESSYLVYVAQKVADLHQISVEKVAEITTENSKRIFGI